The Acidobacteriota bacterium genome contains the following window.
CACCCGGAGAGGTCCTTCTCCTCGAAAACATACGGTACGAGCCCGGCGAGACCGTGGGCGACCCTTCGCTCGCGGAGGCCCTGCGCAACCTGGCGGATCTCTACGTCAACGATGCCTTCGGCGCCGCGCACCGGGCCCATGTTTCCGTGTGCGCCCTCCCCAAGGCCTTCCCGAACCCGGCCATCGGGTTCTTGATGCAGAGGGAGCTGGAGTACCTTTCGGACCGCCTGTCCGATCCGGTCCGGCCGTACGCCGCGTTCCTGGGCGGCGCGAAGGTGGCCGACAAGCTCCCGATCCTCCGCAGGCTTCTTGCCAAGGTGGACACGCTGGGAATAGGCGGCGCCATGGCCTACACGTTTCTTCTCGCCCGCGGCGTCTCCATCGGGCAGAGTCGGTGCGAACCCGCGCTTCAGGAGGAATGCCTTCACATCCTCGAAGAGGCCGAAGGCCGGGGGATCCGCGTACTCCTCCCCCTGGACCACGTGGCCGCTCCCTCATTGGAGGAGGCCGAGGCCGCCGTGGCCGTCGTTGGGCCCTCGGTGCCGGATCACCTGGCCGGGTTCGACATCGGCCAGAAAACGGCGGCCGAGTTCGCCTCCGCCGCCGCCGCCGCGGGAACCGTCTTCTGGAACGGCCCCATGGGCGTCTTCGAACGGCCCCCCTTCGACGCGGGCACCGTTTCGGTGGCCCGCGCCCTCGCGAATTCCCGAGCCGTCACGGTGGTGGGCGGGGGAGATTCGGTGGCCGCTGTCCACCGGGCCGGCGTGGCCGAACGAATTTCCCACATCTCAACCGGCGGAGGAGCTACGCTGGAACTTCTGGCGGGCGAGGCTCTCCCCGGTCTGGAGGCCCTCCGGACCCGTTCCTGAAGCAAGCCAGACAGCCGGAGGGCGGCTCCGAATGAAACGAGGAGGGCGGCTCTGGCCGCCCTCCCCGTTTTTCAAGCTGGAAAGCCCAATCTACTGGGGGAGGACCCTGTCGCCGATCCCAATCTCTCCCAGCGAACTGAGCACCTTCACGCAGGCCGTCTCCCGCTCGGTCGTGAGCACCACGCCCTCGCCCAGGAAATGCCGGATCGTGCCGAGGTCCCCGGCGCTGAGGTCGAGGACCTCCCCGCCCATGTCCCCGCCCTTCGATTCGTCGGCTTC
Protein-coding sequences here:
- the pgk gene encoding phosphoglycerate kinase is translated as PGEVLLLENIRYEPGETVGDPSLAEALRNLADLYVNDAFGAAHRAHVSVCALPKAFPNPAIGFLMQRELEYLSDRLSDPVRPYAAFLGGAKVADKLPILRRLLAKVDTLGIGGAMAYTFLLARGVSIGQSRCEPALQEECLHILEEAEGRGIRVLLPLDHVAAPSLEEAEAAVAVVGPSVPDHLAGFDIGQKTAAEFASAAAAAGTVFWNGPMGVFERPPFDAGTVSVARALANSRAVTVVGGGDSVAAVHRAGVAERISHISTGGGATLELLAGEALPGLEALRTRS